The Pyrenophora tritici-repentis strain M4 chromosome 10, whole genome shotgun sequence genome contains a region encoding:
- a CDS encoding TauD, Probable taurine catabolism dioxygenase, with product MPSVKRVCVEDGPGDEDANIIGGNPNARSRLLSPLVYSGSLDSFKHHDLTPVIGREFEGLQVTDLLRWGDEMIKDLAITVSQRGVVFLRNQDVTPNQMKDLMLRITELSGCPSSSGLHVHPLTEEGSELGDQISVISSEKQKKGGGLTHQLSDVSRLASAGWHSDITFEPVPSDYAMLKIHTLPATGGDTLWASGYEIYDRLSPAMRNFLQSLTATHDAKFFLEEAERLGNPLRKNFRGSPLNHGDALTATHPVIRTNPVTGWNSVYVNKGFTKRINGVTKDESDLLLPYLFNLVTQNHDAQVRFKWQKNDLAIWDNRSTWHCATYDYEEARAGDRVASLGEAPYLNLGGQSRREALGAR from the exons ATGCCTTCAGTAAAGCGCGTTTGTGTCGAGGATGGTCCAGGAGATGAAGATGCCAACATCATTGGTGGTAACCCCAATGCTAGATCAAGACTGCTAAGTCCTCTGGTTTATTCTGGGTCATTGGACAGCTTCAAACATCACGACTTGACCCCAGTAATTGGGAGAGAGTTTGAAGGACTTCAGGTGACTGATCTCCTCCGATGGGGTGATGAGATGATAAAAGATCTGGCAATTACTG TATCACAACGCGGCGTTGTTTTCCTCCGGAATCAGGATGTCACACCAAACCAGATGAAAGATCTGATGTTGCGCATAACTGAGCTATCAGGCTGC CCCTCATCATCCGGTCTCCATGTACACCCCCTCACAGAAGAAGGATCTGAACTAGGCGACCAAATATCCGTCATAAGCAGCGAAAAGCAAAAGAAAGGCGGTGGTCTCACCCACCAACTCTCCGACGTAAGTCGACTGGCATCCGCAGGATGGCACAGCGACATTACCTTCGAGCCAGTGCCATCAGACTACGCCATGTTGAAGATCCACACTCTACCCGCAACAGGTGGCGACACGTTATGGGCATCCGGCTACGAAATCTACGACCGCCTATCTCCAGCCATGCGAAATTTTTTGCAAAGTCTAACTGCAACGCACGATGCAAAGTTTTTCCTCGAAGAAGCTGAACGCCTGGGTAACCCGCTTCGCAAGAATTTCCGTGGTAGTCCTTTGAACCATGGCGATGCGCTCACAGCCACACACCCAGTCATACGCACAAATC CTGTAACGGGCTGGAACTCGGTTTACGTAAACAAAGGCTTCACAAAACGCATCAATGGAGTTACGAAAGACGAATCTGACCTCCTTCTTCCGTATTTGTTCAATCTGGTGACCCAGAATCATGACGCGCAGGTGCGTTTCAAGTGGCAGAAGAACGACCTGGCTATCTGGGATAACCGAAGTACATGGCATTGCGCGACGTACGATTATGAGGAGGCGAGGGCGGGTGATCGGGTTGCGAGTTTGGGCGAGGCGCCGTATTTGAATCTGGGGGGCCAGTCGAGGAGGGAGGCTTTGGGAGCGAGGTAG
- a CDS encoding Tas, oxidoreductase (related to aryl-alcohol dehydrogenase), protein MAWEEPRKTGMQYRRLGNSGLHVSVLGLGGWLTFGGHVENDLTFTIMKTAYDNGINFFDTAESYAGGQSEIIMGQAIKKYGWKRNDLVISTKLNWGGANGEVLVNNHGLSRKHIIEGLAASLKRLELDYVDIVYAHRPDRLTPMEETVRAFNHVIEQKGWAMYWGTSEWSADEIAEACGIAKQLGLIAPVVEQPQYNLLERKKVEQEFQRLYARFGIGLTTFSPLKFGLLSGKYNDSPDAPPAGSRFAEGKDGFVSSMRDQYGNDMWSGMIGSARKLKPVADKLGISQSQLSLAWCLKNPNVSAVITGASRPEQVVDNCQALKVLDKLTPEVMAEIDGIVGSIQLDPARQD, encoded by the exons ATGGCGTGGGAGGAACCTCGTAAAACGGGCATGCAGTACCGCCGCCTAGGTAACTCGGGTTTGCACGTGTCTGTCCTGGGTTTGGGAGGCTGGCTCAC TTTCGGAGGCCACGTCGAAAATG ACCTCACATTCACCATTATGAAAACCGCCTACGACAACGGCATAAACTTCTTCGACACAGCCGAGTCCTACGCCGGCGGCCAATCCGAGATAATAATGGGCCAAGCCATCAAAAAGTACGGCTGGAAACGCAACGACCTAGTCATCTCCACCAAACTAAATTGGGGCGGTGCAAACGGCGAGGTTTTAGTAAACAACCACGGTCTCAGCCGCAAGCACATCATCGAAGGCCTCGCTGCATCGCTCAAGCGCTTGGAACTGGACTACGTGGATATAGTGTACGCGCACCGCCCGGACCGTCTTACCCCCATGGAGGAAACCGTGCGTGCGTTCAACCACGTGATTGAGCAGAAGGGGTGGGCGATGTACTGGGGTACGTCGGAGTGGTCGGCCGATGAGATTGCTGAGGCGTGTGGGATAGCGAAGCAATTGGGTCTTATAGCGCCTGTCGTGGAGCAGCCACAGTATAACCTACTTGAGCGCAAGAAAGTGGAGCAAGAGTTTCAGCGGCTTTACGCTAGGTTTGGTATCGGGCTGACGACGTTTTCGCCCCTCAAGTTTGGGTTGCTGAGTGGCAAGTATAACGATAGTCCTGATGCGCCGCCGGCGGGGTCGAGGTTCGCGGAGGGTAAGGATGGGTTCGTTAGTAGCATGCGGGATCAGTATGGGAACGATATGTGGAGTGGAATGATTGGTAGTGCGAGAAAACTGAAG CCTGTCGCGGATAAGTTGGGTATTAGCCAGTCGCAGTTGTCGTTGGCGTGGTGCTTGAAGAATCCCAACGTTTCAGCGGTGATTACGGGAGCATCGAGACCGGAGCAAGTAGTAGATAATTGCCAGGCGCTCAAGGTCTTGGATAAGCTTACGCCGGAGGTGATGGCGGAGATTGATGGGATCGTTGGCAGCATTCAGTTAGACCCCGCGAGACAGGATTAG
- a CDS encoding putative chaperone heat shock protein: MSDAFRKDTHTKIGEAMQPQSTKSTGTKIKESLTGTGDKIAREAQPDSSKTNTQSTMDKFGRSKDRNTHGSTGGSIVDKTKDALGMGHHTNTTTHGTHTTHTHGSGL; the protein is encoded by the exons ATGTCTGACGCATTCCGCAAAGATACCCACACCAAGATTGGCGAGGCCATG CAACCCCAGTCCACAAAGTCCACCGGCACCAAGATCAAGGAATCCCTGACCGGCACCGGCGACAAGATTGCCCGCGAGGCCCAGCCCGACTCTTCAAAGACAAACACTCAGTCTACCATGGACAAGTTCGGTCGCTCAAAGGACAGGAATACCCATGGCTCCACTGGCGGCAGCATTGTTGACAAGACCAAGGATGCGCTTGGCATGGGTCACCACACCAACACTACCACCCATGGTACTCACACTACCCACACCCATGGCAGCGGCTTGTAG